The genomic region CTACCGTCATTTGAAGGATTGAAACCAATATTTGCAGCAAGTATCGCTTTTTCTATAGCTGGTATTAATGACTTATCCCAAGGATCTATAACTAATAATCTTGCCTCTGGTGCAGTAACTGAACCAACTTGATTTAACGGCGACATTTGACCATAATAATCAACTAAAACTCCGTCAACCATAGAAACATTAGCACGTCCTGCTCTAACATGAGAAAAACGAACTTTTGTACTTTCTAATGTTTTTTCCATTTTTTCTTCAACTTCTAATAATAGTTCTTCTACCATTTTATCTTCCTTCCCTTTTTTATTTCTATTTATATTATATCATCTTTTAATCGTTTTTTACAACAGTACCAATTTTTTCTCCTCTGGCAAGCTTTAACATATTTCCATCTTTTAAAGCATTAAATACTATTATAGGCATATTATTTTCTCTACATAATGATAATGCAGTCGCATCCATTACTTTTAAATCTTTACTAAGTGCTTCTTTAAAAGTAATTTCTTCATATTTAATAGCATCATCATATTTAACAGGATCTTTATCATAAATACCGTCAACTTTTGTCCCCTTAGCTAAAACATCGGCTTCAATTTCTATTGCTCTTAATGCTCCA from Streptobacillus ratti harbors:
- the frr gene encoding ribosome recycling factor; translated protein: MVEELLLEVEEKMEKTLESTKVRFSHVRAGRANVSMVDGVLVDYYGQMSPLNQVGSVTAPEARLLVIDPWDKSLIPAIEKAILAANIGFNPSNDGRIIRLVVPELTEDRRKEYVKVVKKEAEEGKVAARNIRKDYNNKVRKMEKDSEITEDDLKHTEEKIQKLTDECIKHIDELLAKKEKELLSI